In the Flavobacteriales bacterium genome, CGGTTGCTCAGTTTGGGATGTTGCTTAGAGATTCCGAATTCAAAGGGGACGCAAGCTACGAGAGTGTTTTATCCTTAGCGAACAAATCTAAAGGAGCAGACAAATTTGGTTACCGAAGTGAATTTATCAAGATGGTAGAGTCGTGTTTATTGATGGCTATTAAGTAAGCTTAGAAGACAAGTATTAACCCCGCTATTGAATATATAGCGGGGTTAAGTATTATATAGTCGGAAATTGACCTAAAAACTTCTAAACTTTCCTGGCATTAAAGCCGAACATAATGCTTATCCGAACTCCCTTTGGAGAAGGAACTACCGCCAGGTTAATTGGGAAATTAATGCCGTTCTTAGTTAAAGTATAGCCAACAGTGAAGGCAAACCCGATACCTGACAATGATAGGTTAGGTCCAAAGGCAAATTCTGTGCCCTCTCCACTTCGTAATCCAATTAACCCCGATAGACTAGGTAGAAATAGCCCTTGTTCTAAACCTCCAATCAAAACAACACCCTCTATAAGCCCCGAAGTTCCAGAAGGAAGCGTAAAAAACCTGCTTTCAAATTGCCAACCAAATTGTGTAATCACCGGTGCTGCTCCAAATTTATTCTTCAATGTAGAAGTTAGTTCTCCATTCGTAATGTAAGTAACACCTAATCGTGGTCCATTTAGGTTTACTGTAGGAACCACTTCAGTTGTATCAAATTGTGCCAAGCTAGTTATTGAAACTAGTATTCCTGCTATTGTCAATTTGAATATTTTAAACACTTCGTTTTTCATAATTCTATTTTTAATTATAAACCCAAATTAGCCCACCACTTGATATGTTGCTAATTGAATAGTACAAAAGCTCTTCAATTATTTTGCATATAACACAAATCAAGACTATTTAATTGATGGCCTACTTGATTACCTTATCCAAGAACAAACCTATTTCCATAGTAAAGCCTAAAGGATCTTGCGGCATAAGGTGTTCTGTTTTATATAGATACATTCCACTTTTGGAATATTCCTTATCAGCCTCAATTATTTGTTCAACATCCCAAATATCATATCCAGGTTCTCCTATGTAATCTCCGTTCTCCTCTCTAACGGCAATCTCATATACCTCCACAGTCTCCTCACCAAAAGAATTAGTCTCTGTTATTTGAAGATTCACCGTATTAAAAGGGTAACCATGAACGTATCTAAAGGCAACGCCCAAATTATACAGAATGGAAGTATCATCTACGCGAATCTCAAACTCACGAAAATCAGATTTCTTCCACTCCAGATTGGGCGAAAGTGGTTCGTTGTCACGATAGATTCGATTCTCATTACAAGCTGTGAAGAAAAACGCTACAAGTAATAATATTACCGTGTATTTCATAGTTTGGTTGTTTACTACGAAAGTACAATTTAATGTAGATTAGGCTTATTATCAAGAGACTCTACAATGCTTTATCAATTCAGTACAACTTTCTATTACCCAATTAAAAATAAAAGAGACTAGTTGAATTAGACAGCCAGTAACTACATACACCTTAACTTTATATATAATCATCTAACACTCTAAGTTTCTTCTTTATACAATATAATAAACTAATATATAACGAAGGAAAATTGGAGATTACCAACTTACAATCAAAGCGAATCCCCGCGGCTTATTTTATATTCAAAACAAGTGCTATGCGCAAACTCAGATAACACATAATTATGGCCGATCTACAATTAACCGACAACACGCTAATCCAGAAAACATCACTCAAACCTTGCGTAAGTATCACAGCTATAGTGAGTAAAAACCGAAGAAACCCCACGTGTTATTGTTTAACAATAAAACTAAACAATCTCTTAACCTAGTTGCCTAGTAATGAGAATAAAAATATCTATGCGGCTGGCGTATCAATGCTTTTAATAGATACATTTGCCTTCTTTTTTTAAGAAAATAATATGCGAATTGTAATAGCAGGTGCGGGACAGGTAGGCTTTCATTTAGCAAAAATGCTAACGAAAGAACAGCATAATATTACCATAGTTGATCGCGATAAAAAACTTCTTGATCAAGCTAGTAGTCAGTTAGATGTATTAACCGTTCGGGGTAATGTAAATAGAATTAATGTTCTAAAAGATGCGAACATTGATAAAGCCGACCTTTTAATAGCAGTTACAGCTCTCGAAGAAACCAACATCACAGCTTGCGCCCTTGGTAAGCAACTAGGTGCTAAACGTACTATTGCAAGAATAAACAATGCTGGTTACCAGGAAGATAACAACGAAATAGATTTTAAGAAATTAGGTATAGATCACCTTGTATACCCTGCAGAGTTAGTAGTAGATGAGATTATCCAACTTTTAAAGAGGTCTGGTGTTTCTGATATTCATGAGTTCTCCGGAGGCAAGCTATCTCTAATTGGCGTAGTCCTAGACGAGAACGCCCCTGCCCTTAACAAATCTCTAATCGAAGTAACCCGAATGCTCGATAGGGTAAACTTTACCCTTGTTGCTATCCACAGGAAAAACGAAACTATTATTCCTCGTGGTAACACCGTTTTCGAATTGCACGACCACGTATACATGATAACCCCTCCAGAGGAAATTGATTACCTCATGTATCTTGGGGGCAAGAAGCAGATTAAGATTGAAAAGATCATGATATTAGGTGGTTCTAAAATCGGAGCATTGGCTTGCGAAAAGCTTCAAAAGAAACACCAGATAAAACTTATCGATAAAAACAGAGAAGAATGCTTTGAATTGGCCAATGATCTTAGCGAAACACTTGTTCTTAACGGTGATGGCAGAGATGTTGAGTTCTTGGAAGAAGAAGGAATTAAAGACATGGATGCCTTTATTGCGGTATCTGGCGATTCAGAAACAAACATTATCTCAAGCTTGGTTGCAAAGAACCACGGCGTGAGAGAAACCATTGCATTAGTTGACAACATTGACTACATCAACCTTTCGCAAAACATGGGTGTGGATACTCTAATCAACAAGAAACTAACTGCGGCAAGCTTCATCTCCAAGTTTATCCGAGAGGGTGAATTAACAGAAACCAGAACCCTTGCTGGTGCTAATGCGGAGGTATTGGAATATGTAGTTAAGCCAGATTCTAAGATTGCAGACAAGAATGTAAAAGACATTAGCTTTCCGCGTGGTGCTATTGTAGGAGGTGTAATTAGAGGTAATAAAGGCTTTATTGTAAACAGCAAGCTTACTATCCTACCAGAAGATGAAGTTGTTGTATTCGCGCTACCAGAAGCGATCTCGGACGTTGACAAGCTTTTCAAATAAATAGCAGACCATGTTTAATTTTAGATTAATCGGCAACATACTAGGTCTACTATTAATTATCTACGGGATGTTAATGCTTACATCTCTTTCGGCATCACTCCTATTGGATTGCACAGCAACAAGCTCCATACTATGGTCATCGGGAATTACCTGTTTTACCGGCCTACTACTCTGGTTTACTACTAGAAACTCGTCTTCCGAAATTTCTAAACGCGAAGGCTACATTATCGTTACACTATGCTGGTTCGCAATGGGCGCATTCGGTGCACTCCCATTTTTAATAAGTGGAGTAACTACAAGCTTTACAGATGCATTCTTCGAGTCTATTTCTGGCTTAACGACTACAGGGTCAACGATTTTTACAGACCTCAAAGAAATACCAGCTGGCATTCTTTTTTGGCGTAGCATGACGCAATGGGTTGGGGGAATGGGAATTATTCTACTCTCTCTAGCCATACTCCCTCTCTTAGGTATTGGTGGTATGCAGCTCTTTGTAGCTGAGGTTCCAGGAGTATCTCCAGACAAAATACACCCAAGAGTAAAAGAAATGGCTAAACGACTATGGGGAGTTTACGTTCTACTTACAGGAACTGAAACGCTCTTGCTTTGGCTAGCTGGCATGACTCCTTTTGAA is a window encoding:
- the trkA gene encoding Trk system potassium transporter TrkA, with amino-acid sequence MRIVIAGAGQVGFHLAKMLTKEQHNITIVDRDKKLLDQASSQLDVLTVRGNVNRINVLKDANIDKADLLIAVTALEETNITACALGKQLGAKRTIARINNAGYQEDNNEIDFKKLGIDHLVYPAELVVDEIIQLLKRSGVSDIHEFSGGKLSLIGVVLDENAPALNKSLIEVTRMLDRVNFTLVAIHRKNETIIPRGNTVFELHDHVYMITPPEEIDYLMYLGGKKQIKIEKIMILGGSKIGALACEKLQKKHQIKLIDKNREECFELANDLSETLVLNGDGRDVEFLEEEGIKDMDAFIAVSGDSETNIISSLVAKNHGVRETIALVDNIDYINLSQNMGVDTLINKKLTAASFISKFIREGELTETRTLAGANAEVLEYVVKPDSKIADKNVKDISFPRGAIVGGVIRGNKGFIVNSKLTILPEDEVVVFALPEAISDVDKLFK